TCGGTGTGTCCTCGTCCGCCTCCAGGCCGTAGCCGTACCCGTACCCGTACCGGCCGTAGCCGTACGCACCCGGCCCGCGCACCGGCATCATCGTGATGACGTACCCGGCGATCGGGGCACCGACGTTCTCGAGTGCCGAGACGGCGGCGGCGAACTGGCCCTTGTGCGTCTTGCCAGAGGCCACGGCGACGATCGCGCCCGAGGCCTTCTTCGACAGGATCGCGGCGTCCGTGACGGGCAGCAGCGGCGGCGCGTCGAACAGGACGTAGTCGAACTCCTTCTCCAGGCGTTCGATGAGTTCCTGCATCGCCCGCGACCCGAGCAGCTCGGAGGGGTTCGGCGGGATCTGTCCGGCCGGCAGGACCACGAGGTTGCCACGGCCCCAGGGCTGCGCGACGTCCTCGAGCTCGGCGCGACCGATGAGCACGTCGGTCAGGCCGGCGTTCGTGTCGACGTCCATGTACTCGGCGACGCGCGGACGGCGCAGGTCGGCGTCGATCAGGATGACCCGGAAGCCGGCGCTGTCGAGCGCGATCGCCAGGTTCGCGACCGTGGTGCTCTTGCCCTCGGACTGGACGGACGACGTCATCACGAACGTGCGCGAGCCCGTGCCCAGGTCGAGGAACTGCAGGTTGGTGCGGAGGGTGCGGAACGACTCGGCACGCGGGCTGCGCGGGTCGACCTGCACGATGAGCGGACGCTCCGACGCCTTGCTGTCGAAGGCGATACCCCCGACGACGGGCTTGTCGCTGATCTTCTCGACGTCCTGCTCGGTGCGGACACGGTTGTCGAGCGTCTCGCGGAGCACCGCGATGCCGATGCCGATCGCGAGTCCGACGAGCAGCCCCAGCGCCACGTTGACGGGAACGTTCGGGCTGACCGGGACGCTCGGCACGTCCGCCTGCTTCACGCGGGTGAGCTTGACGCTGCTCGTGCCCTCGGCGTCGGTGGCTTCGATGTCCTCGACGACGGCGGTCAGGCTCTGCGACGTCGCGTTGGCGATGTCCGCCGCTCGGACCGGGTTCGTGTCGTCCACGGTGATCGAGATGAGCGTCGTGCTCGTCGGCGCGGTCGCGGACACCATCGTCGCGAGCTGCTCGGCGTTCATGTCGAGCTGGAGCTTCGAGATGACCGGCAGGAGCACGATCGGAGTCGAGACCAGGTTCGAGTACGTCAGGACGCGCTGCTGCGTGAACGTGTTGCCCTGCGCCAGGTCACTCGCGCTGCCCGACGTCTCCGTCGACACGAACACCTGCGCCGAGGTGGAGTACACCGGCTTCTTCAGCAGTGAGAAGCCCGCAGCCGCGGCCACTCCGACGAGTGCCAAGACAACGATGAGGACCCATCCCTTGCGCAGCACCGTGATGTAGTCGCGTAGTTCCACGCGGCCCGCCTTCCCCGACGTTTCTGCCGAACTCCCGTGGTCCCAACACAGGTACGCCAGGGATGTCCCGGCAGACGGCATTCAAATAGTGCCACATGATCGAGCAACGCTCGGCTGTATCGCCCGATCCGTGCTCCGCGTCCTCTACGGTGACCCCATGAGCACCGAGTCCGACGTGGCGCACGCCGAGCCCGACACCAGCCGTCAGCGCGACCTGGTCATCCTGCTGGTCGCCCTCGGGGTGGCGGTCATCCTGGCCCGCGTCGTCGGCGGGCTGAACCGCGGCGGGAGCATCCCCTCCCCGGTCCTGCAGGTGCTTGCTGCCGACGTCGCCGTGTGGCTGCCCCTGGTGGCGGGCATCGTCTGGGTGCTGCGGCGGTCGCCGAACCCGGGCCGTGGTCGGGTCCTGCGGCTCGAGATCGGGGACGCGATCTTCGCGATCGGCATCGTCATCCTGGTCCGGGTGTTCGACGCGTTCCTCGGGATCGCGTTCAGTGGCCGCACCGGTCTGGAACCCGTCCCCACGCTCGGGACGCCGGACATCACGCTGCTCGTCGTGTCGGCGATCGGCATCGTGCTGGTCAGCCCGTTCCTCGAAGAGGTCTTCTTCCGCGGGCTGTTCCAGCGGCGGATGGCCGAGGAGCTCACCCCCCGCACGCGCTTCATGGCCGTGCTGCTGACCGCGTTCCTGTTCGCGGTGCTGCACGTGCTGCTCGGCGCCGGGACGACGCAGCTCGACGGCTTCCGGGTGTTCCTGACGACCTTCGCGCTCGGGTCCCTCACCGGCACGCTCGTCGCGATGACGAACCGTCTCGGCGGCGCGATCATGGCGCACGTTCTGTTCAACGCCGTCGCGGTCGTCGCGACCTGGCCGCGCTGACCCGACCCGCGCCTCCCGGACGGTGAGGCGCACTCGTCGGCGATGACCACCTGACGGGCCGCCGGGCGTGACGATCGTCACGCCCGGCGGCCCGTCCTCGTGCTCGGGCGGGCCGGGCCGCACCGATCTCAAGGCAGCGATCCGCGCCTCCCGGCTGGTCCGCTGAGCGCGACAGCGCACCCCCGGTTCTCCGTGCGGTCTTCCCTGCCGGGGCTGTCCGCCCTACTCTTTCCCACGTTGTAACGCTGGAGACCAGGGGGCTCCCGCGCGACGACGACCATGCAGATCACACGGCCGACCGGCCGACGGCGACGCAGCCGCCGACCGGTCGACTGTCGGCCACCGGCCGACGAACGACCGGACGACGACGTCCACGAGGAGCTCACACTTGCGTCCCACTTCCCTCTCGAACCGGAGGCGCCGACGCGTCCTCGGGTCGTCCCTCGCCGCAGCCGTGGTCGGAGCGCTCGCGCTCGGCGGGCTCGGCATCTCCGTCCTGCCCGCCTCGGCAGCACCCGACACCCGGACCGTGGTGTCCGGGGACGCCCGCTTCCAGGTGCTCTCCCCCACCCTGATCCGCACCGAGTACGCCGGCGACGGCCAGTTCACCGACCAGGGCACGTTCAACGTGGTCGGGCGGGACGACTTCGCCGCGACGCCGTTCACGCGCACGGTCCAGGACGGCTGGCTGACGCTCGACACCGGGTCGATGACGGTCCGCTACAAGGAGGGGTCGGGCGACTTCAGCCAGGACAACCTCCGCGTGCAGCTCACCTCGTCCACCGGGCAGGCCGTCAGCGGGACGCCGTGGGTGACCGCCGAGACGCCCGCGTGCACCGTCGGCGCGCTCTGCGAGGCCGAGACGCTCGCGCTCCGGGGCGTCGCGCCCGCGAAGGACCACGCCGGGTACACCGGCAGCGGCTTCGCGGCCGGGTTCGAGTCCGTCGGCAACACCATGACCTTCCGCACGACCGTGCAGCAGGCCGGCGCGTACGACCTCGCGATGCGCTACGCCAACAACCAGGGCGGCGACGGCAAGGTCGAGACCCGCACCCTGAGCATCGTCGTCGACGACCGGGCACCGGTCACGCTGCGCCTGCCGGCCGGCGCGAACTGGGACGAGTGGAAGCAGACCACAGCCGCCCTCGACCTGACCGCCGGCACGCACACCGTCCGGATCGAGCGCTCCGCCACCGACTCGGGCCGCGTCAACATCGACAGCCTGGCGATCGTGCGCCCGGGTGCGGCCTACCCCGCACCCACCGCTGCGACCGCCGGTCAGGACTGCGCCTTCGGCGCGGTCTGCGACGCCGAGGAGGCCGGACGCGCGGGCAACGCGCAGGTCGCCTCCGACCACAACGGCTACGCGGGCGACGGCTTCGCCTCCGGGCTGTGGGGCGGCGCCGACTCCGCCATCACCACCCACCTCACCGACGTGCCGGCCGCGGGCGACTACGCGCTGCAAGTCCGGTACGCGAACGGCACGGCGAACTCCCCGGAGCTCACGGTCGCACCGGCGGGACAGGAGGCCACCACCGGCACCCTCGCACCGACCAGCGGCTGGGACTACTGGAACACGGCGACGATCCCGGTGCACCTCGCCGCCGGGGCGAACGACGTCACGCTCAGCTGCCCCACCGTCGAGAACAACTGCAACGTGAACATCGACACGATCGCGGTCGTCGACCAGGGCTCCCCCGTCCTCGCCGCACACGCGCCGCTCGGCGGCTACCGTCGTGACCTCGACACCGCCAACGGCTCCGTGAAGACGAACGCCGGCCTGCTCTACCAGGACGGCTGGTCGCTCATCGACGACACCGCCTCGGCACTGTACGACCCGGCGACCGAGCAGACCACGCCCCGCGGTGACCACGGTGGCAAGGGCTACCAGGACGGCTACGTCTTCGGGTACGGCACCGAGTACACGACCGCGCTGAAGGACCTCGCGACCCTGACCGGGCCGTCGAAGCTCCTGCCCCGCTGGGCGTACGGCGTCTGGTACTCCGAGTACTACGACCGCTCGCAGGCCGACTACCTGGCGATCGCGAAGAAGTTCCGGGACGAGAAGGTCCCCGTCGACGTCATGGCGATCGACACGGACTACAAGCTCGGCAGCACGACGAACCAGGGCGACAGCAAGTGGAACGGCTGGTCGGTCGACCCGGACCGCATCCCGGACATGACCTCGCTGCTCGCCGACTGGCACGAGCAGGGCATCCACAACACGCTCAACATCCACCCGTCGATCTCCGGCAGCGACCCGAAGTTCGCGCAGGCGCAGGCCACCGCGAAGGGCAAGCTCACCAAGGGCGACGGCGACCGGTACCTGTTCGACTGGTCCGACCCCGACCAGCGCAGGGCGTACTTCGAGCTCCACGGCTCCCTGCAGCCCGAGGGCGTCGACATGTGGTGGCTCGACTGGTGCTGCAGCGAGAACTCGAAGTACTCCGCGAACGGCGTCACCCCCGACGCGTTCATCAACCAGCAGTACGCGAAGTACACGGACGAGCAGCTCAAGGGCCGCGGTCTGGCGTTCTCGCGGGCGTACGGTTCGCTGACCGCGGGCGGCTACGGCAACCCGCAGGCCGTGCCGACCGGGCCCTGGGCCGACAAGCGCACGACGCTGCACTTCACCGGCGACACCACGTCGACGTGGCAGGAGCTCGCAGCGCAGGTCGGCTACACGCCGGGTGAGTCGGCAGCGACCGGCCTGTCGGCGATCAGCCACGACATCGGCGGCCACAACGGCGGCCAGTACGGCATCGAGGGCGCCGAGCCCGGCACCACCCAGCTGCCGCCGGACCTCTACGCCCGTTGGGTGCAGTTCGGTGCCTTCCAGCCGATCGACCGCCTGCACAGCAACCACAGCGACCGGCTGCCCTGGCAGTACCCGGCCGAGGCGAACGCGTCGGCGAAGCAGTTCCTCAACCTCCGCGAGGCCCTGCTCCCCCTGACCTACACGCTCGCCGCCGACGCCTCGCGCACCGGCACCCCGATGCTGCAGCCGCTCTACCTGCAGTACCCCGAGGCGCAGGAGTCCTACGCGCAGGCCGGCAAGGAGTACCTGTACGGCAAGGACGTCCTCGTCGCACCCGTCACCGGCGGGAACGGCGACGACGGCACGGCGACCACCTCGGTGTGGTTCCCGGCCGGCGACACCTGGACCGACTGGTTCACCGGGAAGACGTACCAGGGCGGCAC
The sequence above is drawn from the Curtobacterium sp. L6-1 genome and encodes:
- a CDS encoding polysaccharide biosynthesis tyrosine autokinase codes for the protein MELRDYITVLRKGWVLIVVLALVGVAAAAGFSLLKKPVYSTSAQVFVSTETSGSASDLAQGNTFTQQRVLTYSNLVSTPIVLLPVISKLQLDMNAEQLATMVSATAPTSTTLISITVDDTNPVRAADIANATSQSLTAVVEDIEATDAEGTSSVKLTRVKQADVPSVPVSPNVPVNVALGLLVGLAIGIGIAVLRETLDNRVRTEQDVEKISDKPVVGGIAFDSKASERPLIVQVDPRSPRAESFRTLRTNLQFLDLGTGSRTFVMTSSVQSEGKSTTVANLAIALDSAGFRVILIDADLRRPRVAEYMDVDTNAGLTDVLIGRAELEDVAQPWGRGNLVVLPAGQIPPNPSELLGSRAMQELIERLEKEFDYVLFDAPPLLPVTDAAILSKKASGAIVAVASGKTHKGQFAAAVSALENVGAPIAGYVITMMPVRGPGAYGYGRYGYGYGYGLEADEDTPKVKPPKRGGKKLGALSRAER
- a CDS encoding CPBP family intramembrane glutamic endopeptidase, which codes for MSTESDVAHAEPDTSRQRDLVILLVALGVAVILARVVGGLNRGGSIPSPVLQVLAADVAVWLPLVAGIVWVLRRSPNPGRGRVLRLEIGDAIFAIGIVILVRVFDAFLGIAFSGRTGLEPVPTLGTPDITLLVVSAIGIVLVSPFLEEVFFRGLFQRRMAEELTPRTRFMAVLLTAFLFAVLHVLLGAGTTQLDGFRVFLTTFALGSLTGTLVAMTNRLGGAIMAHVLFNAVAVVATWPR
- a CDS encoding TIM-barrel domain-containing protein → MRPTSLSNRRRRRVLGSSLAAAVVGALALGGLGISVLPASAAPDTRTVVSGDARFQVLSPTLIRTEYAGDGQFTDQGTFNVVGRDDFAATPFTRTVQDGWLTLDTGSMTVRYKEGSGDFSQDNLRVQLTSSTGQAVSGTPWVTAETPACTVGALCEAETLALRGVAPAKDHAGYTGSGFAAGFESVGNTMTFRTTVQQAGAYDLAMRYANNQGGDGKVETRTLSIVVDDRAPVTLRLPAGANWDEWKQTTAALDLTAGTHTVRIERSATDSGRVNIDSLAIVRPGAAYPAPTAATAGQDCAFGAVCDAEEAGRAGNAQVASDHNGYAGDGFASGLWGGADSAITTHLTDVPAAGDYALQVRYANGTANSPELTVAPAGQEATTGTLAPTSGWDYWNTATIPVHLAAGANDVTLSCPTVENNCNVNIDTIAVVDQGSPVLAAHAPLGGYRRDLDTANGSVKTNAGLLYQDGWSLIDDTASALYDPATEQTTPRGDHGGKGYQDGYVFGYGTEYTTALKDLATLTGPSKLLPRWAYGVWYSEYYDRSQADYLAIAKKFRDEKVPVDVMAIDTDYKLGSTTNQGDSKWNGWSVDPDRIPDMTSLLADWHEQGIHNTLNIHPSISGSDPKFAQAQATAKGKLTKGDGDRYLFDWSDPDQRRAYFELHGSLQPEGVDMWWLDWCCSENSKYSANGVTPDAFINQQYAKYTDEQLKGRGLAFSRAYGSLTAGGYGNPQAVPTGPWADKRTTLHFTGDTTSTWQELAAQVGYTPGESAATGLSAISHDIGGHNGGQYGIEGAEPGTTQLPPDLYARWVQFGAFQPIDRLHSNHSDRLPWQYPAEANASAKQFLNLREALLPLTYTLAADASRTGTPMLQPLYLQYPEAQESYAQAGKEYLYGKDVLVAPVTGGNGDDGTATTSVWFPAGDTWTDWFTGKTYQGGTTADVTTDLTAMPVFVRSGGIVPTRSHHVANDAAPLDAVTVTVATGADGTFAMHEDSGEGQPTAAGSSARAAANAASTAMRFTQQADGGTLDIAPADGSFDGQVRERSWTATFTNADRPRTVTIDGAPVAASEWTYDADSRTLTVPVAERSVADRTVVRYSAAAAAVPSLQVEDRRIDAGATQVVTGAGFPANATVTLATTPDMGDDVTVQADADGAFRADLPVPATASGRVTVTASVDGVALARVAFSVTAAAAPPTASPSPAPGDGSGPGTGGPGAGPGAGPGNGAAPGAGNGAGNGNGTGTQPVGDRPGGSGPDRGGALAWTGANVVPIGILAVVLLSAGGVLLVQRKRRRVQ